The Cyclopterus lumpus isolate fCycLum1 chromosome 12, fCycLum1.pri, whole genome shotgun sequence genome window below encodes:
- the LOC117740902 gene encoding very long-chain acyl-CoA synthetase gives MIGVVLSSVLAGLLALLLYQRVAFPFFWEDLTYYLKLRSYGKTLRARMQRGIVTYLDSFLHQAKNNPNKPFIVFENQTLTYRDVDRRSNRFANAFRTEGSLKQGDIVALLMSNEPDFICAWLGLCKLGCEVAFLNVNIKAKSLLHCFHSCGARTLVVGADCVRLVEEVLPDLKKDDMAVWLVDHTSPSEQVSTLLDKVERMSGENLSDLPKVDIMSNFLFIFTSGTTGLSKAARVGHMKAIVSMAFLHLCGATSDDVIYVTLPLYHMAASLLGIGGCIHLGATCVLKKKFSASQFWKDCVKHNVTVVQYIGELCRYLFNHPVVPEEKTHRVRLAAGSGLRPDVWREFVQRFGRIKIREGYGLTEASIGFLNYTDEVGPIGRASYFNKLSMPFELLRYDPQTYEPVRTDSGRCIRACIGEAGVLVAPLTAMNQFLGYAGNQVQSEKKRLRGVFKAGDVYFNTGDLLLHDHRDFLYFRDRIGDTFRWKGENVSTTEVSEVLGLLDFIQETNIYGVTIPGHEGRAGMAAVVLKRDHRLDGTNLYIHLVKSLPAYAWPWFLRVQTSLDVTETFKQQKMKLVQESFNPEVTEDLLYFLDVSQKDYVPLTACLYHDIVSGKIKL, from the exons ATGATCGGCGTGGTGCTCAGCAGCGTGCTCGCGGGGCTGCTGGCTCTCCTTCTCTACCAGAGGGTGGCCTTCCCCTTCTTCTGGGAGGATCTCACGTATTACTTGAAACTTCGGAGCTACGGCAAGACGCTGCGGGCTCGCATGCAGCGAGGGATCGTCACATACCTCGACAGTTTCCTCCACCAGGCGAAGAACAACCCGAACAAACCCTTCATCGTCTTCGAGAACCAGACCCTGACGTACCGGGACGTGGACCGGAGAAGCAACCGGTTTGCGAACGCGTTCAGGACTGAGGGCTCCCTGAAACAAGGAGACATTGTTGCGCTGTTGATGTCCAACGAGCCGGACTTTATCTGCGCCTGGTTGGGACTGTGCAAACTGGGCTGCGAAGTGGCCTTCCTCAACGTCAACATTAAAGCCAAGTCTCTGCTGCACTGCTTCCACAGCTGCGGGGCCAGGACGCTCGTTGTCGGCGCAG ATTGTGTGCgtttggtggaggaggtgctgcctGATCTGAAGAAGGACGACATGGCCGTGTGGCTGGTGGATCACACGTCACCTTCTGAGCAAGTCAGCACTTTACTGGATAAGGTGGAACGCATGTCGGGAGAAAACCTCAGTGATCTTCCCAAAGTTGACATCATGTCAAACTTTCTCTTCATCTTTACGTCAGGCACCACAG GTCTCTCCAAGGCAGCCCGAGTAGGTCATATGAAAGCCATTGTGAGCATGGCCTTCCTTCATCTGTGTGGAGCCACATCTGATGACGTCATCTACGTCACTCTTCCTCTTTACCACATGGCCGCCTCCCTGTTGGGGATCGGAGGTTGCATACACCTCG GTGCAACGTGTGTGTTGAAAAAGAAGTTTTCTGCTAGTCAGTTTTGGAAGGACTGTGTGAAACACAATGTGACGGTGGTGCAGTACATCGGAGAGCTCTGTCGATACCTGTTCAACCACCCCGTG GTTCCAGAGGAGAAGACTCACCGTGTTCGGCTGGCGGCAGGAAGTGGTCTCAGGCCAGATGTCTGGAGGGAGTTTGTCCAACGCTTCGGTCGGATCAAGATCAGAGAGGGTTACGGCTTGACTGAGGCCAGCATCggcttcctcaactacaccgaCGAGGTCGGACCAATCGGAAGGGCGAGCTATTTCAACAAG CTCTCGATGCCCTTTGAGCTCTTGAGATATGATCCACAAACATACGAGCCAGTCCGTACCGACTCTGGAAGATGCATTCGAGCATGCATAG GAGAGGCAGGGGTCCTGGTAGCTCCACTGACCGCCATGAACCAGTTCTTGGGTTACGCTGGGAACCAAGTCCAGTCTGAGAAGAAGCGGCTTAGGGGCGTGTTTAAAGCTGGGGATGTCTATTTCAACACGGGGGACCTCCTGCTCCACGATCACAGGGACTTTCTTTACTTCCGTGACCGCATCGGAGACACCTTCAG GTGGAAAGGCGAGAACGTATCCACCACAGAGGTGTCCGAGGTTTTAGGTCTTCTCGATTTTATCCAGGAGACCAACATCTACGGAGTCACCATCCCAG gacatGAAGGTCGGGCAGGTATGGCCGCTGTCGTCTTAAAACGGGATCACAGATTAGATGGAACAAACCTCTACATCCATTTAGTAAAAAGCCTCCCTGCATATGCCTGGCCGTGGTTTCTCAGAGTACAG ACCTCTCTGGATGTGACGGAGACCTTCAAGCAGCAGAAGATGAAGCTGGTCCAGGAGAGTTTTAACCCAGAGGTCACCGAGGATCTGCTGTACTTCTTAGATGTCTCTCAAAAGGACTACGTTCCTCTGACTGCGTGTCTGTATCACGACATTGTGTCCGGAAAGATCAAATTATAA
- the prrc1 gene encoding protein PRRC1, whose protein sequence is MMEESGIETTPPASPTPMTAAVSAPPMTRGLSSPLSLPGTSSIDSPSVSTALAPIPFVPAFSSPLAAHPSLSSHFPPPSTHASPFTSSSHFPPSTASSLPPLASTIGPPPLSAPPSGPPMSTFSMSAGYDITRGHAGRTPQTPLMPTFSGPTAMPGVVPNPMVQQPAMSGGFGTGSPITFPEEQEDPRGPEQTNTGGGFWGFFKGVAGNPVVKTVLDKTKYSVESMITTLDPGMAPYIKSGGDIDIVVTSNKEVNVEAVRDAFQEVFGMALVTGEPGQSNIAPQPVGYAAGVKGAQERIDSLRRVGVIHEKQPVVSLENFIAELFPDKWFDIGCLILEDPGHSVRIEVFTQATPLALDHVQQAQSLTPPDYSLRWSGLIVTVGEVLERNVPNINRTDWHQAVTGMTQRQMIQSAAKALAGMYKQQLPPRTM, encoded by the exons ATGATGGAAGAGAGTGGCATTGAGACGACACCTCCTGCCAGCCCTACGCCCATGACTGCGGCAGTCAGTGCCCCGCCAATGACCAGAG GTCTGTCCagccctctttccctccctggCACCAGCTCCATCGATTCCCCCTCGGTCTCCACCGCTCTCGCCCCTATTCCCTTTGTCCCTGCTTTCAGCAGCCCCCTAGCCGCACacccctctctgtcctcccacttcccccctccctccacccacGCCTCCCCCTTCACGAGCAGCTCTCACTTTCCTCCTTCCAccgcctcctctctgcctcccctGGCCTCCACCATCGGACCGCCTCCTCTGTCGGCCCCTCCCTCGGGCCCACCCATGTCCACCTTCTCCATGAGTGCAGGATATGATATCACGCGGGGTCATGCCGGTCGGACGCCACAGACTCCATTGATGCCAACATTCTCCGGCCCTACCGCCATGCCAG GTGTAGTGCCAAACCCCATGGTGCAGCAGCCAGCCATGAGCGGAGGATTCGGTACGGGGTCTCCCATCACGTTCCCCGAGGAACAGGAAGACCCCAGGGGGCCTGAACAAACCAACACTGGTGGAGGCTTCTGGGGCTttttcaag GGAGTAGCCGGTAACCCGGTGGTGAAGACCGTCCTGGACAAAACCAAGTACTCAGTGGAGTCCATGATCACCACTCTGGACCCCGGCATGGCTCCATACATCA AGTCCGGTGGGGACATCGACATAGTGGTGACCTCCAATAAGGAGGTCAACGTGGAGGCGGTCAGAGACGCCTTCCAGGAGGTTTTTGGGATGGCCTTGGTCACCGGAGAGCCCGGTCAGTCCAACATCGCCCCGCAGCCTGTGGGCTATGCAGCCGGGGTCAAG ggggctCAGGAGCGCATCGACAGCCTGCGTCGAGTCGGTGTGATCCACGAGAAGCAGCCAGTGGTCTCTCTGGAAAACTTCATCGCTGAGCTCTTTCCCGACAA GTGGTTTGACATCGGCTGTCTGATCCTGGAGGACCCCGGTCACAGCGTCCGCATTGAGGTCTTCACTCAGGCAACTCCTCTGGCTCTGGATCATGTCCAACAG GCCCAGTCCCTGACCCCTCCTGACTACAGCCTGCGCTGGTCCGGTCTCATTGTTACAGTGGGCGAGGTCCTGGAGCGCAACGTGCCCAACATCAACAGAACAGACTGGCACCAGGCCGTGACGGGCATGACCCAGCGGCAAATGATCCAGAGTGCCGCCAAAGCTCTGGCTGGAATGTACAAACAGCAGCTGCCGCCCAGGACTATGTGA